CGGGGCCCATTCGTTTGGTGATTTGGACTTGGCCTTCGGACAAAATTGCGGGGCCAGTTCGGAACGTCGTGGCCAAGGCGCCGGTTGCCGATCAGCATGCGTTTCACCTTGCACGCTTTTTGCAGCAGCTGAAGACGCACCGCCAAGTTGCCATTATCGGCTACAGCTACGGTTCTCGGGTGACGCTGGGAGCGCTGCATTTGCTGGGCAGCGGCAGTATCCAGGGTCGACGCCTGGAAAACACGATGGAGCCGGTGCCGCCAATCAACGTGACATTGATCGCACCCGCGATTCGGAACGATGCGTTGCGTACATCGCGTGCTCAGGCCTTTGGCCAGATCAATCACCTGTTTGTGATGTACAACAGCCGCGACCGCTATTTGAGTATGTACAAGTTGCTTCGGTTTGATGGGAAGCGACAGGCGTTGGGGTTCACGGGTGTGTCCGGAGTCCGGTGTCTGCCGAATTACGTCGAACGGATCGATCAGTTCGATGCGGCCCAGGCGGTCGGCCGAGAACATGATTTCCTGGAATACATCACCAGTCCCAATGTGGAACAGCGTTTACGCCGGAATCTGTTTTACCGCGACTTGCTTTAGACGAGGTTCTATTGGGACGGACTGCGAGGTTCTATTCGGAAGGACTGGCGGCGAAGGTGGGTTTATTGGGTTCGACGTGGTCCATGAAGTCCAGTTGAACTCGGACGATATCCTTGGTTGCGTTGAAGAACGCGTCCAGGACGGTGGGGTCGAAGTGAGTACCGCGGCCTTCTTCCAAAATCTTGAAGCATTTCTCGCGTGGCATGGCTTTCTTGTAGGGGCGTTCGGCCGAGAGGGCATCGAATACGTCGGCGACGGCGGTGATCCGTCCTTCGATTGGGATATCGTTGCCAGCCAATCCAAGCGGGTAGCCGGTGCCGTCGAATCGTTCGTGGTGGGTTTGTGCGATACTGGCGGCCAGCCGCATCAGGGCACTGCCGTTGCGTAACATGTCGCTGCCGAATTCCACGTGGCGACGCATCAGACGGGCATCCGATCCGGCATGCGGTTCGATGATTTGGTGTCCAAACTTGACGTGGTTTTGAATGATCTCAAATTCTTCCGCTTCCAGCTTGCCTGGCTTCAACAGAATCGCGTCGGGGATAGCGATCTTGCCGACATCGTGCAGTTGGGCTGCCATTTCGATATCACGGACGAACCAATCGGGCAGTCCCATCGTTTTGGCGATCAGACCGGCGAAGCGGCCAACGCGGATCACGTGGTTGCCGGTGTCGTTGTCTCGCATTTCGGCGGCGCGGGCCAAACAGTAAACGACTTCACGGCGAGACGCCTCGAGTTCGCGAGTTCGCTGTTCGACTTTGACTTCCAGTTCGGCAGCGTGATGCTGCAAGCGGTCCTGGTAGCTCTTCATTTGTAGGGAGTTTCGAACCCGGGGCGTCAGGTCCATGGGGTCGACGGGCTTGAGCAAGAAGTCTGTCGCGCCCAGTTCGAGGCACATCAACTTGATCTTTTCGTCGGTGTTGGCCGTCAGGATCAGCACGGGGAGGTGCCGGAAGCGAGGGTTCTTGCGTAGTTCTCGCAGGATCTCGATCCCATCGATGCTGGGCATGTTGATGTCCAGCAGCAAACAGTCGGGATTCGTGGCCTGGGCGATACGGAGTGCAGCGGTGGAGTCGGTGGTGGTTTCGAAAGAGCGGTAACCGGCTCGCTCGAGGTACTTCTTGACGATCAGCACGTTAGCGATCTCGTCATCGACAATCATGATCTTGCCGGGCAGCGCGGTGGGCCGTGGTGCTAAGGGCAGGGCGCCGGTGGCGGGCTTGCTGAGACTGTGAATGGGGGAGGGACTGTCGGCGGGTTGTTGGGCGATTGGTGTCGCCGGGGCCGCGTGTGGTGTTTGGTCCGGGGAGTCAGCCGCAGGCATGCCGGTGATCTCAGCGGCAGGAGTTCCAGGCTGTGGCGTTACCGGCAATGGGGATGCTGCAGTCACGAAGTTGCTGGCGGTGTTGTCGTTGCCTGGCATACCTACGGGGATAGGTGAAGCGGCAAGCGAAGCGGCAGGAGTAGGAGTGCTCATGTGCAGACTACAGAGGTTTCTTTTTGGAACGGGTGTACCTTTGCAACTCTTGAACATGGATTGTGTACACGGCGAATCATCTGGTTCGATGGTGGCTTGAAGCTGGTGTGGTTGGGGGACTGTGCCGGTATTCAGGGTCGTGCGGAAAGCCGGTCGGGTGGAGTCGCTGTCCCTCACAAGGCATTTTTCAGCCGTTCTGGCCGAAGCGAACGCGTTCTGGCTCGTCTTTGATCTGGGGGCATTGAATGCCACTCGGCTTGGTTGGCTACCCGATTCAGCGGATTAAGGCCGCAGTGCCCGTGGTTCTTGTGGGCCGATGGGTCGGATGCCTAGAAAAGCGACCTAGCCAGGTAACGCACTAACCGGGAGGCGAAGCAATCAAGCACTGATCAAGCACTGATCAGGCAAGCCAGCAATCAGGCAAGCCAGCAATCAGGCAAGCCAGCAATCAAGCAAGCCAGCAATCAAGCAAGCCAGCAATCAGGCAAGCCAGC
The window above is part of the Neorhodopirellula lusitana genome. Proteins encoded here:
- a CDS encoding HD domain-containing phosphohydrolase, whose product is MSTPTPAASLAASPIPVGMPGNDNTASNFVTAASPLPVTPQPGTPAAEITGMPAADSPDQTPHAAPATPIAQQPADSPSPIHSLSKPATGALPLAPRPTALPGKIMIVDDEIANVLIVKKYLERAGYRSFETTTDSTAALRIAQATNPDCLLLDINMPSIDGIEILRELRKNPRFRHLPVLILTANTDEKIKLMCLELGATDFLLKPVDPMDLTPRVRNSLQMKSYQDRLQHHAAELEVKVEQRTRELEASRREVVYCLARAAEMRDNDTGNHVIRVGRFAGLIAKTMGLPDWFVRDIEMAAQLHDVGKIAIPDAILLKPGKLEAEEFEIIQNHVKFGHQIIEPHAGSDARLMRRHVEFGSDMLRNGSALMRLAASIAQTHHERFDGTGYPLGLAGNDIPIEGRITAVADVFDALSAERPYKKAMPREKCFKILEEGRGTHFDPTVLDAFFNATKDIVRVQLDFMDHVEPNKPTFAASPSE